A portion of the Brevundimonas pondensis genome contains these proteins:
- a CDS encoding SDR family oxidoreductase, protein MTAPRSGRVAGKAALITGAAGGLGQAMARMLAREGARVAVSDVDLTGARALADSINAEHSGAAFAYEHDVTREDDWVRVVAAAAEDMGGLSILVNNAGIGGGLVWAEQDTLERWRRLQAVNLESVMLGCKHAMPHLRASGAGSIVNISSIAGLVAAPGMGPYNATKAAVWLYTKTVALEAAQAGWNVRANSVHPVFIKTPILDPFIAMAGGDETTAHAKLARGIPLKRIGEPDDVAYCVLYLASDESKFVTGSEFKIDGGMTAQ, encoded by the coding sequence GTGACGGCCCCCCGTTCCGGCCGTGTCGCCGGCAAGGCCGCCCTCATCACCGGGGCGGCGGGCGGTCTGGGTCAGGCCATGGCGCGGATGCTGGCCAGGGAAGGGGCAAGGGTCGCGGTGTCCGATGTGGACCTGACCGGGGCGCGGGCTCTGGCGGACAGCATCAACGCCGAGCATTCCGGCGCCGCCTTCGCCTATGAGCATGACGTGACGCGCGAGGACGACTGGGTCCGCGTGGTCGCCGCCGCCGCCGAGGACATGGGCGGTCTGTCCATTCTGGTGAACAACGCCGGCATCGGCGGGGGGCTGGTCTGGGCCGAGCAGGACACGCTGGAGCGTTGGCGGCGGCTGCAGGCGGTGAATCTGGAATCCGTCATGCTGGGCTGCAAGCACGCCATGCCGCATCTGCGGGCCTCGGGCGCGGGCTCCATCGTCAACATCTCCTCGATCGCCGGATTGGTCGCGGCGCCGGGCATGGGACCCTACAACGCCACCAAGGCGGCGGTCTGGCTCTACACCAAGACGGTGGCGCTGGAGGCGGCGCAGGCGGGCTGGAATGTGCGCGCCAACTCGGTCCACCCGGTCTTCATCAAGACGCCGATCCTCGATCCCTTCATCGCCATGGCCGGCGGCGACGAAACCACGGCCCACGCCAAGCTGGCGCGCGGCATCCCGTTGAAGCGCATCGGCGAGCCCGACGACGTGGCCTACTGCGTCCTCTACCTGGCCTCCGACGAGTCCAAGTTCGTCACCGGATCCGAGTTCAAGATCGACGGGGGAATGACCGCACAGTGA
- a CDS encoding 4a-hydroxytetrahydrobiopterin dehydratase, with protein sequence MTAALDVTEVLADLPDWRRADDPRPAIARSLRFADFNAAFGFMTRVALLADKADHHPEWSNVYNRVEVLLTTHDAGGVTEKDIAMARFIDGAVKGLVE encoded by the coding sequence ATGACCGCCGCCCTCGACGTGACCGAAGTTCTGGCCGACCTGCCTGACTGGCGTCGCGCCGACGACCCGCGCCCGGCCATCGCCCGCTCGCTGAGGTTCGCTGACTTCAACGCCGCCTTCGGCTTCATGACCCGTGTCGCCCTGTTGGCCGACAAGGCGGACCACCATCCGGAATGGTCGAACGTCTACAACCGGGTCGAGGTGCTGCTGACCACCCATGACGCGGGTGGCGTGACCGAGAAAGACATCGCCATGGCCCGCTTCATCGACGGCGCCGTTAAAGGTCTGGTCGAGTGA
- a CDS encoding class I SAM-dependent methyltransferase — protein MTQADPSPSSGKTSSFGFRDVDAKEKVQMVRGVFNSVASNYDLMNDLMSAGVHRLWKDATAAKLNARPGEVILDMAGGTGDMARRYSKMAHAAQQRRGGEDATVIVMDYNAEMILNGVAKGGEPEMAWGVGDAMNLPFPDACLDAYSISFGIRNVSDVAGALKEARRALKPGGRFICLEFSHPTTGALRKAYDAWSFHAIPRIGEWVAKDRDSYQYLVESIRRFPDQATFKRMIEDAGFSRVSVTNLSGGIAAIHHGWAI, from the coding sequence ATGACCCAGGCCGATCCCTCCCCCTCCTCTGGCAAGACCTCCTCCTTCGGCTTCCGCGACGTGGACGCCAAGGAAAAGGTGCAGATGGTGCGCGGCGTCTTCAACTCCGTCGCGTCCAACTACGACCTGATGAACGACCTGATGAGCGCGGGCGTGCACCGCCTGTGGAAGGACGCCACGGCGGCCAAGCTGAACGCCCGTCCCGGCGAGGTCATCCTCGACATGGCTGGCGGCACCGGCGACATGGCGCGGCGCTATTCCAAGATGGCGCACGCGGCCCAGCAGCGGCGCGGCGGCGAGGACGCCACCGTCATCGTCATGGACTACAACGCCGAGATGATCCTGAACGGGGTGGCCAAGGGCGGCGAGCCCGAGATGGCCTGGGGCGTGGGCGACGCCATGAACCTGCCCTTCCCCGACGCCTGCCTGGACGCCTATTCGATCAGCTTCGGCATCCGCAACGTGTCGGACGTGGCCGGCGCCCTGAAGGAGGCGCGGCGCGCGCTGAAGCCCGGCGGTCGCTTCATCTGCCTGGAGTTCTCGCATCCCACGACCGGCGCCCTGAGGAAGGCCTATGACGCCTGGTCCTTCCACGCCATTCCGCGCATCGGTGAATGGGTCGCCAAGGATCGCGACAGCTATCAGTATCTGGTCGAGAGCATCCGCCGCTTCCCCGACCAGGCGACCTTCAAGCGCATGATCGAGGACGCCGGCTTCAGCCGCGTCAGCGTCACCAACCTGTCGGGCGGGATCGCCGCCATCCACCACGGGTGGGCGATCTGA
- the ubiB gene encoding 2-polyprenylphenol 6-hydroxylase — protein MGDLSRLSVKTPPPAPTPEPVRDPLGATLRLIGWGWVLARHDALIPREVNPLLPAWTRPFARLVQAFASRKHRAGRPGQRVGQAFEHLGPVAIKLGQVLATRADIFGIQFAQDLGRLKDKLPPFPLEEARAEIERSLGRPVESLFHNLGAPVAAASLAQAHPAYLADGRKVAVKVLRPGVERRVARGLDSMRLGAKLVQKFVEPARRLEPQAFVEIIARALSLELDMRLEAAAASELAEVMAKDGYMSAPAIVWDGVGKRVLTLEWAAGLPMTDPTLETLPGLDKDALADKVVRAFLIQALDHGVFHADLHEGNLFADAPAQITAIDFGIVGRLGPAERRYLAEILWGFISRDYDRISRVHFEAGYVPPHHSVDTFAQALRAVGEPVIGRQASQVSMGRLLGQLFEITALFDMHMRPELVLLQKTMVSVEGVARRLNPDHDLWEAAKPVVERWIKRELGPQTQIRQTVEEALATLKALSHLAQNPPQSQAFVIEKAGTRPWVVAAVTVAVCASVAALVLTLWPMIVV, from the coding sequence GTGGGCGATCTGAGCCGGCTGTCCGTCAAGACCCCGCCGCCCGCGCCCACGCCGGAACCCGTCCGCGATCCGCTGGGCGCGACCCTGCGCCTGATCGGCTGGGGCTGGGTGCTGGCGCGTCACGACGCCCTGATCCCGCGCGAGGTCAATCCTCTGCTACCCGCCTGGACCCGGCCGTTCGCTCGGCTGGTGCAGGCCTTCGCCAGCCGCAAGCATCGCGCCGGTCGGCCCGGCCAGCGCGTCGGTCAGGCGTTTGAGCACCTCGGCCCCGTGGCCATCAAGCTGGGTCAGGTTCTGGCCACCCGCGCCGACATCTTCGGCATCCAGTTCGCCCAGGACCTGGGCCGGCTGAAAGACAAGCTGCCGCCCTTCCCGCTGGAGGAGGCCCGCGCCGAGATCGAACGTTCGCTGGGCCGCCCGGTCGAGAGCCTGTTCCACAACCTGGGCGCCCCGGTCGCCGCCGCCTCCCTGGCCCAGGCGCACCCGGCCTATCTGGCCGACGGCCGCAAGGTGGCGGTCAAGGTGCTGCGCCCCGGCGTCGAGCGCCGCGTGGCGCGCGGTCTGGACTCCATGCGTCTGGGCGCCAAGCTGGTGCAGAAGTTCGTCGAGCCCGCCCGGCGGCTGGAGCCGCAGGCCTTTGTCGAGATCATCGCCCGCGCCCTGTCGCTGGAGCTGGACATGAGGCTGGAGGCCGCCGCCGCCTCTGAACTGGCCGAGGTCATGGCCAAGGACGGCTATATGTCCGCCCCCGCCATTGTCTGGGACGGGGTCGGCAAGCGGGTGCTGACGCTGGAATGGGCCGCGGGCCTGCCCATGACCGATCCGACGCTGGAGACCCTGCCCGGCCTCGACAAGGACGCCCTGGCCGACAAGGTGGTGCGCGCCTTCCTGATCCAGGCTCTGGACCACGGCGTCTTCCACGCCGACCTGCACGAGGGCAATCTGTTCGCCGACGCTCCGGCCCAGATCACCGCCATCGACTTCGGCATCGTCGGGCGGCTGGGCCCGGCCGAGCGCCGCTATCTGGCCGAGATCCTGTGGGGCTTCATCAGCCGCGACTACGACCGCATCAGCCGCGTCCATTTCGAGGCCGGATACGTGCCGCCGCACCACTCGGTCGACACCTTCGCCCAGGCCCTGCGTGCGGTCGGCGAGCCGGTGATCGGGCGTCAGGCCAGCCAGGTCTCGATGGGCCGCCTGCTGGGCCAGCTATTCGAAATCACCGCCCTGTTCGATATGCATATGCGGCCCGAACTGGTGCTGCTGCAAAAGACCATGGTCTCGGTCGAAGGCGTGGCGCGCCGCCTCAACCCCGACCACGACCTGTGGGAGGCGGCCAAGCCCGTGGTCGAGCGCTGGATCAAGCGCGAACTTGGGCCGCAGACCCAGATCAGGCAGACCGTGGAAGAGGCCCTCGCCACGCTGAAGGCCCTGTCGCATCTGGCGCAGAACCCGCCGCAATCTCAGGCGTTTGTGATCGAGAAGGCCGGAACCCGGCCCTGGGTGGTCGCCGCCGTCACCGTCGCCGTCTGTGCGTCGGTCGCCGCCTTGGTCCTGACACTCTGGCCGATGATCGTCGTCTGA